The following are encoded together in the Plasmodium brasilianum strain Bolivian I chromosome 10, whole genome shotgun sequence genome:
- a CDS encoding PIR protein produces the protein MKNSEDNDIEYILKKLPEFKKFNNFQENAVTSENDKYCETLNNDENIDTDVKALCKTIVSYLSNIKSKNVEINNYDFCPYFTYWIYKKIKEKFNTVCKNNFEKCDIYRIYNIIHYVYDKLMSKSCIFYSNGNFDEWKEEIYLNYYFKICDGIEKNKLCVGEDKDKCCKYLNYIEKIYAKHIRKCCTYYYSGNNSNDCTTYIKCEEKYNPYNLLSKLSCTHSLPHDYPKILRENLIIDRDVIIQTMNSFKMTINDLLNDFFYKGITFGFMIIGVSRCVKSKNKDKFLDSTGYLEGFYDGKDRNINCEDRKICLSYYSI, from the exons atgaaaaattcaGAAGACAATGATata gaatatatattaaaaaagttaccagaatttaaaaaatttaataattttcaagAAAATGCTGTTACAAgcgaaaatgataaatactGTGAAACACTgaataatgatgaaaatattgaTACGGATGTAAAAGCACTTTGTAAAACGATTGTAAGTTATTTaagtaatattaaaagtaaaaatgtagaaatcAATAATTATGATTTCTGTCCTTATTTCACTTATtggatatataaaaaaataaaggaaaaattcaATACTgtgtgtaaaaataattttgaaaaatgtgatatatatagaatctataatataattcattatgTTTACGATAAACTAATGAGTAAaagttgtatattttattccaaTGGTAATTTTGATGAATGGAAAGAAgaaatatacttaaattattattttaaaatatgtgacggaattgaaaaaaataaactttgTGTTGGAGAAGATAAAGATAAATGCTGCAAATACttaaattatattgaaaaaatatatgcaaagCATATACGTAAATGctgtacatattattattcaggAAATAATTCTAATGATTGTACAACGTATATTAAATGTGAAGAAAAGTATAACCCGTATAATCTCTTATCTAAGTTAAGTTGCACTCATAGTTTGCCTCATGATTATCCAAAAATACTACgagaaaatttaattattgaCCGTGACGTTATAATCCAAACAATGAACTCATTTAAAATGACCATTaatgatttattaaatgattttttcTACAAAGGAATAACATTTGGATTTATGATCATAGGA GTTTCTCGTTGcgtaaaaagtaaaaataaagacaAGTTTTTGGATTCAACAGGGTACTTAGAAGGATTTTATGATGGAAAagatagaaatataaattgtgAAGATAGGAAAATATGTTTGTCttattattctatataa
- a CDS encoding STP1 protein, translating into MEECFTSNLGVLGSQALEYYRRPKFQSIQRYIKSKTSSINNNTNKEQFRSVCRELADYLIREKGAPQYVDQKRWEVTLKNYMKTYFKNLTEHGGCPLILYDKEKAILDFQYEVHDFFEQKNNYLNEIAQLKQKKKCVDTCLRKCKEYNTWIVQRQNYFNTNEYSIKGCYKIPKTKKRDSQSLCDIRRPKTFNTLSECATVLPVPPGDPVPKKDLTSSHKADTSTDNIQSESQFQTEKVVEIKHDEKTQSELASKKKLPQDEVPTPLENLKADVTSNAGEYTLTIEGTPPLQVTQTLQNKASLQFPASEAPSLSQSEKQLTLIRPPQNISILQVSGPQIDNSEFSLTSKRATGTLDASAQQDTPKYSGLFKKRKKIKRIQMKFLRILIPSYSNMKKKFLTYDTSEHPIYDKEEIIKKIKISNHNMKKNVNATKITNKRNKTIIEVHMELLEEFRIEEWNINKGVFLEICIEVFEQEQYINCPNLENDKIIMENDHFRNYTEKHKIMWNQWVERHKNISEKLKKKVWFNNLKNEWKKVNDYIKETEKSKKKLSNKIQNIPFLEGKKDVWRQWILSKKTIIEEFLEQNWFQQFAKELKTISDVYESEHNIIDVTLINMEDLKHTKSSKELYKCINKKLLAKLCILVFMTILEECEKEENLENKESHLDNSINERKTVQNSHRKIGITEHIVELNSNILEDKKNNETHNYAKEYSFIKDINDWIKEEDIYINFLPNEHKELKHMEYYSNSS; encoded by the exons ATGGAAGAGTGTTTTACCTCG aatTTGGGGGTTCTAGGTTCTCAGGCATTAGAATACTATAGACGTCCAAAATTTCAAAGTATTCAACGAtacataaaaagtaaaacaagttccataaataataatactaataaaGAACAATTCAGAAGTGTATGCCGAGAATTGGCTGATTATCTAATTAGGGAGAAGGGTGCACCACAATATGTAGATCAAAAAAGGTGGGAAGTAACACTGAAGAATTACATGAAAACTTACTTTAAAAATCTTACAGAACATGGAGGATGTCCTctaatattatatgataaGGAAAAGGCTATTTTAGATTTTCAATACGAAGTACACGATTTCTTCgaacagaaaaataattatctgAATGAAATAGCtcaattaaaacaaaaaaaaaaatgtgttgaTACGTGTTTACGGAAATGTAAGGAATATAATACGTGGATTGTACAAAGGCAGAACTATTTTAATACAAATGAATACTCAATAAAAGGATGTTACAAAATaccaaaaacaaaaaagagagATAGCCAATCATTGTGTGACATACGAAGACCTAAAACTTTTAATACACTTTCTGAATGCGCAACTGTTCTCCCAGTTCCACCTGGTGACCCTGTACCTAAGAAAGATCTTACGAGTTCACACAAAGCAGATACAAGTACAGATAACATTCAATCTGAATCTCAATTTCAGACAGAAAAAGTTGTGGAAATTAAACATGACGAAAAGACACAATCTGAATTAGCatcgaaaaaaaaactacCTCAAGATGAAGTTCCTACACcattagaaaatttaaaagcaGATGTTACCAGTAACGCAGGTGAATATACATTAACTATAGAAGGTACTCCACCTCTACAGGTCACACAAACTctacaaaataaagcatCTCTACAATTTCCAGCATCAGAAGCACCCTCACTCTCTCAATCAGAAAAACAATTAACATTAATTCGCCCCCCACAAAATATATCAATTCTTCAAGTTTCAGGACCACAAATAGATAATTCAGAATTTTCTTTAACTTCTAAAAGAGCAACTGGCACCCTTGATGCCTCTGCTCAACAAGACACTCCTAAATATTCAG GACtattcaaaaaaaggaaaaagataaaaagaatacaAATGAAATTCCTTAGAATATTAATTCCTTCATATTCTAACATGAAAAAGAAGTTTCTAACATATGATACTTCAGAACACCCAATATATgataaagaagaaattataaaaaaaataaaaataagtaatcataacatgaaaaaaaatgtaaatgcaACAAAGattacaaataaaagaaataaaactaTAATAGAAGTGCATATGGAACTACTGGAAGAATTCAGAATCGAAGAATGGAACATCAACAAAGGAGTCTTTTTAGAAATATGTATAGAAGTGTTTGAACAGGAGCAATACATAAACTGTCCTAATTTAGAAAATGATAAGATAATAATGGAAAATGATCATTTTAGAAATTATACTGAAAAACACAAAATTATGTGGAATCAATGGGTGGAaagacataaaaatatttctgaaaagttgaaaaaaaaagtttggTTTAATAATCTTAAAAACGAATGGAAAAAAGTGAACGATTACATAAAAGAAACCGAAAAATCAAAGAAGAAACtttcaaataaaattcaaaatattccatttttagaaggaaaaaaagatgtATGGAGACAGTGGATATTAAGCAAGAAAACAATTATAGAAGAATTTCTAGAACAGAACTGGTTTCAGCAATTTGCAAAAGAACTAAAGACTATATCAGATGTATACGAAAGtgaacataatataattgaTGTAACACTAATAAATATGGAAGATTTAAAACATACAAAAAGTtctaaagaattatataaatgtattaataaaaaattattagcgAAACTTTGTATACTTGTATTTATGACGATATTAGAAGAATGcgaaaaagaggaaaatttagaaaataaggAATCACATTTGGATAATTCCATAAATGAAAGGAAAACAGTACAAAATTCACATAGAAAAATAGGAATTACAGAACATATTGTCGAACTTAATAGCAATATTTTagaggataaaaaaaataatgaaactCATAATTATGCAAAagaatattcatttataaaagatataaatgattggataaaagaagaagatatatatataaatttcttaCCCAATGAGCATAAAGAACTCAAACATATGGAATATTATAGTAACAGTTCCTAG